A window of Streptomyces gilvosporeus contains these coding sequences:
- a CDS encoding DUF721 domain-containing protein gives MSAELPDRPKPPELSGVDLARQALVAAKEQARARGAAAQQKKQARRGGLRSGARADGRDPLPLGAAINRLITERGWETPAAVGGVMGRWPQLVGPEVAQHCEPQRYDEDARVLTVQCDSTAWATQLRLLAPQLVRRLNEDLGQGTVKMIKVLGPGGPARRYGSLRAPGSKGPGDTYG, from the coding sequence GTGAGCGCGGAACTTCCCGACCGGCCCAAGCCTCCCGAGCTGTCCGGAGTGGATCTGGCCCGGCAGGCGCTGGTGGCCGCCAAGGAACAGGCACGGGCCCGGGGCGCGGCCGCGCAGCAGAAGAAGCAGGCCCGCCGCGGCGGGCTGCGGTCGGGTGCGCGGGCGGACGGCCGTGACCCGCTGCCCCTGGGTGCGGCGATCAACCGGCTGATCACGGAACGCGGTTGGGAAACGCCGGCGGCGGTCGGCGGGGTGATGGGGCGCTGGCCGCAGCTGGTCGGCCCCGAGGTCGCACAGCACTGTGAGCCGCAGCGGTACGACGAGGACGCCCGGGTGCTGACCGTGCAGTGCGACTCCACGGCGTGGGCGACGCAGCTGCGGCTGCTCGCCCCCCAGCTGGTGCGTCGGCTCAATGAGGACCTGGGCCAGGGCACCGTAAAGATGATCAAGGTGCTGGGGCCGGGCGGCCCGGCCCGGCGGTACGGGTCGCTGCGGGCGCCCGGCAGCAAGGGTCCCGGCGACACCTACGGCTAG
- a CDS encoding vWA domain-containing protein has translation MARRRRRGAVALLGGLLLALVATPLHTTPAVAAPAAPSAEGSGMVMVLDSSGSMAEKDGSGGTRIAAARKAVGTVVGALPAGYPTGLRVYGADKPHGCDDTRLAQPVAPLDRTGLVRAVNGVRPKGDTPIGLSLTKAAQDLPKPSQGSIGKRTILLISDGEDNCQTPPPCTVAAQLAKAHVDLHIDTIGFEVAGRAREQLECIAKSGNGQYFDAPDAQALARQLQRAGQLSADGYRFKGAKVRGTPTKSNAPGIAEGQYLDSIGPNEKRYYAVDLDASSTADFSATVVPQPGAAVGLLDALHTEIDYGIDSTCDSTHELFGQRQGATPLTSGLSRIPSVNGGSGCDKAGRYWFVVERKAAKDSDASRWPLEVMFHVEHPLKKSVTPAQSEPEYGAGGKDAPVPTSPPKPVTGGTGFNDARALTPGVWRDKILPSQTLWYKVPVGWGQQLRYDVQFANEPTLKGHTAALAYGGTQVYTPARAPVGSGTGEFSPQVPYTGQPASLSMGTVPVAWTNRYESSPNVIPVHDKGNFYIAVMLSARASEIARSAQIGVVLRVAVLGKAKAGPQAGASVAKSAADGTGSSPDGTQGGEAGWAAGPVVAAVFGGIGVLLLAGLGFAFLRARRKPRPHGADSDATGGGSW, from the coding sequence ATGGCACGACGACGCCGCAGGGGGGCGGTGGCGTTGCTCGGCGGGCTGCTGCTGGCGCTGGTCGCCACGCCGCTGCACACAACGCCGGCGGTGGCCGCACCGGCCGCCCCGTCCGCCGAGGGCAGCGGCATGGTGATGGTGCTGGACTCCTCCGGCTCCATGGCTGAGAAGGACGGCTCGGGCGGCACCCGGATCGCCGCCGCCCGTAAGGCCGTCGGCACCGTGGTCGGCGCGCTGCCCGCCGGCTATCCGACCGGACTCCGGGTCTACGGCGCCGACAAGCCCCACGGCTGCGACGACACCCGGCTCGCCCAGCCCGTCGCCCCGCTCGACCGGACGGGTCTCGTACGCGCCGTCAACGGCGTCAGGCCCAAGGGCGACACTCCCATCGGACTGTCCCTCACCAAGGCCGCCCAGGACCTGCCCAAGCCCTCCCAGGGATCGATCGGCAAGCGCACGATCCTGCTGATCTCCGACGGTGAGGACAACTGCCAGACGCCGCCGCCCTGCACGGTCGCCGCCCAACTCGCCAAGGCCCACGTCGATCTGCACATCGACACCATCGGCTTCGAGGTCGCCGGCCGGGCCCGGGAGCAGCTGGAGTGCATCGCCAAGTCCGGCAACGGGCAGTACTTCGACGCCCCCGACGCCCAGGCGCTCGCCCGCCAGCTCCAGAGGGCCGGCCAACTCTCCGCCGACGGCTACCGGTTCAAGGGCGCGAAGGTCCGCGGTACGCCCACCAAATCGAATGCGCCCGGCATCGCTGAGGGGCAGTACCTCGACAGCATCGGGCCGAATGAGAAGCGCTATTACGCCGTCGATCTGGACGCGTCCTCCACGGCCGATTTCTCGGCGACGGTGGTGCCGCAGCCCGGCGCGGCGGTCGGCCTTCTCGACGCCCTGCACACCGAGATCGACTACGGGATCGACAGCACCTGCGACTCCACCCACGAGCTGTTCGGACAGCGGCAGGGCGCCACCCCGCTCACCTCCGGCCTGAGCCGCATCCCCTCGGTGAACGGCGGATCCGGCTGCGACAAGGCGGGCCGTTACTGGTTCGTCGTCGAGCGCAAGGCCGCCAAGGATTCGGATGCCTCGCGCTGGCCGCTCGAGGTGATGTTTCACGTGGAACATCCGCTGAAGAAGAGCGTCACGCCCGCGCAGTCCGAGCCGGAGTACGGTGCGGGCGGCAAGGACGCCCCGGTGCCCACCAGCCCTCCCAAGCCCGTCACCGGCGGCACCGGCTTCAACGACGCCCGTGCCCTGACTCCGGGCGTCTGGCGGGACAAGATCCTTCCCTCGCAGACCCTTTGGTACAAGGTGCCGGTCGGCTGGGGCCAGCAGCTCCGCTATGACGTGCAATTCGCCAACGAGCCCACGCTCAAGGGCCACACCGCGGCCCTCGCCTACGGCGGCACCCAGGTCTACACCCCCGCTCGGGCACCGGTCGGCAGCGGCACCGGGGAGTTCTCCCCGCAAGTCCCCTACACCGGGCAGCCGGCGTCGCTGAGCATGGGGACGGTCCCGGTCGCCTGGACCAACCGCTATGAGAGCAGCCCCAACGTCATTCCCGTCCACGACAAGGGCAATTTCTACATCGCCGTGATGCTGAGCGCCCGCGCCTCCGAGATCGCCCGGAGCGCGCAGATCGGTGTGGTGCTGCGGGTCGCCGTACTGGGCAAGGCGAAGGCGGGCCCGCAGGCCGGTGCTTCCGTCGCCAAGAGCGCGGCGGACGGCACCGGATCCTCGCCGGACGGCACACAGGGCGGCGAGGCGGGATGGGCGGCCGGCCCGGTGGTCGCGGCCGTCTTCGGCGGCATCGGCGTGCTGCTGCTGGCCGGACTCGGGTTCGCCTTTCTGCGGGCACGCAGGAAGCCACGGCCCCACGGTGCCGATTCGGATGCGACGGGGGGCGGCTCGTGGTGA
- a CDS encoding transglycosylase family protein, whose translation MSSRFVKRSIEAILPVLIVLLSAPGLATRAVAAAAPPTAPADTDWEAIAACESSGRWHINTGNGYHGGLQIAPTTWQAYGGKRYAPRADLASRWQQIAVGERIVEDRGLAPWPNCGHYGLSGSDESDNGATVTRRHSSTPRHSRPSYRRGHLAAGARTGRHYIVQQGDCLSAIAHHRRIRGGARALYEMNRRTLGANPDHIYPGQRLHLHG comes from the coding sequence ATGTCGTCGCGTTTCGTCAAACGGTCCATCGAAGCGATCCTGCCCGTACTGATCGTGCTGCTGAGCGCCCCTGGCCTCGCCACCCGGGCCGTCGCGGCGGCCGCACCGCCAACGGCACCAGCGGACACCGACTGGGAGGCGATCGCCGCCTGCGAGAGCAGCGGCCGCTGGCACATCAACACCGGCAACGGCTACCACGGCGGCCTCCAGATCGCCCCCACCACCTGGCAGGCCTACGGCGGCAAGCGCTATGCCCCGCGCGCCGACCTCGCCTCCCGGTGGCAGCAGATCGCGGTCGGCGAGCGCATCGTCGAGGACCGCGGGCTGGCGCCCTGGCCGAACTGCGGCCACTACGGCCTGTCCGGCTCCGATGAGTCCGACAACGGCGCAACGGTCACCCGCCGCCACTCGTCGACACCCCGCCACTCACGCCCGTCGTACCGGCGCGGCCACCTGGCGGCCGGTGCCCGCACCGGCCGCCACTACATCGTGCAACAGGGCGACTGTCTCTCGGCCATCGCGCACCACCGGCGCATTCGCGGCGGCGCCCGGGCCCTGTACGAGATGAACAGGCGGACCCTCGGCGCGAACCCCGACCACATCTACCCGGGACAGCGGCTGCACCTGCACGGATGA
- a CDS encoding serine/threonine-protein kinase — translation MGEIFSGRYELVDPIGRGGVGAVWRAWDHRRRRYVAAKVLQQSDAHTLLRFVREQAMRIDHPHVLAPASWAADDDKVLFTMDLVHGGSLAHLIGDYGPLPPRFVCILLDQLLAGLTAVHAEGVVHRDIKPANVLLEATGTGRPHLRLSDFGIAMRKGEPRLTETNYVVGTPGYFAPEQMLGAEPDFPADLFAVGLVALYLITGTKPDAEALVRHFVEHGIPHAPEDVPEPLWQVLAGLLHPDPEARFKTATGARKAVLSAAELLPEVTIEDEVVEVFDHIGPLPSGFGPKGPLASQGASAAAAAGGSMSDTGSFQLAPPVSRETSPSVSRETSSTPQQPRTPPTPTPPPSSPPGAMPPGYTPSGHTPTGQAVPAPPTTPPPAPMPSYEPTAAIRPEAAATRPYTVGPHPVPAPASPTAGTPAGVRPAPLPERRPGPPAKVAVPVLIVALLCIAVGIWALAVS, via the coding sequence ATGGGTGAGATCTTCTCCGGTCGGTACGAGCTGGTCGACCCGATCGGACGAGGCGGCGTCGGCGCCGTCTGGCGCGCCTGGGACCACCGGCGGCGCCGCTATGTCGCGGCCAAGGTCCTGCAGCAGAGCGATGCCCACACCCTGCTGCGCTTCGTACGGGAACAGGCGATGCGGATCGATCATCCGCATGTCCTGGCCCCGGCGAGCTGGGCGGCGGATGACGACAAAGTGCTGTTCACCATGGATCTGGTGCACGGCGGCTCGCTGGCGCATCTGATCGGCGACTACGGCCCGCTGCCGCCCCGGTTCGTGTGCATCCTGCTGGACCAGTTGCTGGCCGGGCTGACGGCGGTGCACGCGGAGGGCGTGGTGCACCGCGACATCAAGCCGGCGAACGTGCTGCTGGAGGCCACCGGCACCGGCCGTCCCCATCTGCGTCTGTCGGACTTCGGCATCGCGATGCGCAAGGGCGAACCGCGGCTGACCGAGACCAACTATGTGGTGGGTACTCCCGGTTACTTCGCGCCGGAGCAGATGCTGGGCGCCGAACCGGACTTCCCGGCGGATCTGTTCGCGGTCGGTCTGGTCGCGCTGTATCTGATCACCGGCACCAAGCCCGATGCCGAAGCGCTGGTCCGGCACTTCGTCGAACACGGCATCCCGCATGCCCCCGAGGACGTACCGGAGCCGCTGTGGCAGGTGCTGGCCGGTCTGCTGCACCCGGATCCCGAGGCCCGGTTCAAGACGGCCACCGGAGCGCGCAAGGCGGTGCTGTCGGCGGCCGAGCTGCTGCCGGAGGTGACGATCGAGGACGAGGTCGTCGAGGTCTTCGACCACATCGGGCCGCTGCCCAGCGGGTTCGGGCCCAAGGGACCGCTCGCCTCCCAGGGCGCGTCCGCGGCGGCAGCCGCCGGGGGCTCGATGTCGGACACCGGAAGCTTTCAGCTCGCGCCGCCTGTTTCACGTGAAACATCGCCGTCGGTTTCACGTGAAACATCGTCCACGCCGCAGCAGCCAAGAACCCCGCCGACGCCCACGCCCCCGCCGAGCAGCCCTCCCGGCGCCATGCCCCCGGGATATACGCCCTCCGGCCATACGCCTACGGGCCAGGCCGTGCCCGCCCCGCCGACCACACCGCCACCGGCACCGATGCCGTCGTACGAGCCGACGGCGGCCATCCGGCCGGAGGCCGCGGCGACCCGGCCGTACACGGTGGGACCGCATCCGGTGCCCGCCCCGGCGTCGCCCACTGCGGGCACCCCGGCCGGTGTACGGCCCGCTCCGCTGCCGGAAAGACGGCCGGGACCGCCCGCGAAGGTGGCGGTACCGGTGCTGATCGTCGCGCTGCTGTGCATAGCGGTGGGCATCTGGGCGCTGGCCGTCTCCTGA
- a CDS encoding helix-turn-helix domain-containing protein, whose product MDAAQQEATARARELQRSWYGEPLGALFRRLIEDLGLNQARLAAVLGLSAPMLSQLMSGQRAKIGNPAVVQRVQALQELAGQVADGSASAAEATNRMEEIKKTAGGSVLNNTTQQTSSTGATTVRRVVREIQSLLRSVSDAGDIIDAANSLAATHPELAEFLRVYGAGRTADAVAHYEAHQS is encoded by the coding sequence ATGGACGCAGCACAGCAGGAAGCCACCGCGCGAGCCCGGGAGCTTCAGCGCAGTTGGTACGGGGAGCCTCTGGGTGCGCTGTTCCGCCGTCTCATCGAGGATCTGGGCCTCAACCAGGCCCGGCTCGCCGCCGTACTGGGACTGTCCGCCCCGATGCTGTCGCAGCTGATGAGCGGGCAGCGCGCCAAGATAGGCAACCCGGCCGTGGTGCAGCGTGTCCAGGCGCTGCAGGAACTGGCCGGGCAGGTCGCGGACGGCAGCGCCAGCGCGGCTGAGGCCACCAATCGGATGGAAGAGATCAAGAAGACGGCCGGCGGTTCGGTGCTCAACAACACCACGCAGCAGACGTCGTCGACGGGGGCCACCACCGTGCGGCGGGTGGTGCGGGAAATTCAGTCGCTGCTGCGGTCGGTTTCCGACGCCGGCGACATCATCGATGCAGCGAACTCCCTCGCCGCCACTCACCCCGAACTGGCAGAGTTCCTCAGGGTCTACGGTGCGGGCCGCACCGCGGATGCGGTGGCGCACTACGAGGCGCACCAGAGCTAG
- a CDS encoding DLW-39 family protein — protein MKKLLLVALAAIGGLLVYRQIQADRAEQDLWTEATDSVPAGSGV, from the coding sequence GTGAAGAAGCTTCTCCTGGTCGCACTGGCCGCCATCGGCGGGCTCCTCGTGTACCGCCAGATCCAGGCGGATCGCGCCGAGCAGGATCTGTGGACGGAGGCGACCGACTCCGTGCCCGCAGGTTCGGGTGTGTGA
- the gyrB gene encoding DNA topoisomerase (ATP-hydrolyzing) subunit B yields the protein MLCQKGRFVADSGDLNENNTASTEEGVPADVLGDSSVEKSYDASAITVLEGLDAVRKRPGMYIGSTGERGLHHLVQEVVDNSVDEALAGHADTIDVTILPDGGVRVVDNGRGIPVGIVPSENKPAVEVVMTVLHAGGKFGGGGYAVSGGLHGVGVSVVNALSTRVAVEVRTDGHRWTQEYKQGVPTAPLAKHEATEESGTSVTFWADPDIFETTTYSFETLSRRFQEMAFLNKGLTIALRDERADHVDEEGNPLSVRYHYEGGIVDFVKYLNSRKGELVHPTVVSVEAEDKERNLSVDLAMQWNTQYSEGVYSFANIIHTHEGGTHEEGFRAALTGLINRYARDKKLLREKDDNLTGEDIREGLTAIISVKLAEPQFEGQTKTKLGNTEVKTFVQKVVHEHLNDWLDRNPNEAADIIRKGIQAATARVAARKARDLTRRKGLLETASLPGKLSDCQSNDPEKCEIFIVEGDSAGGSAKSGRNPQYQAILPIRGKILNVEKARVDKILQNNEVQALISAFGTGVHEDFDISKLRYHKIILMADADVDGQHINTLLLTFLFRFMRPLVEAGHVYLSRPPLYKIKWGRDDFEYAYSDPERDGLIEQGKRAGKRIKDDSVQRFKGLGEMNAEELRVTTMDADHRVLGQVSLDDAARADDLFSVLMGEDVEARRSFIQRNAKDVRFLDI from the coding sequence GTGCTGTGCCAGAAAGGGCGCTTCGTGGCCGACTCCGGCGACCTCAACGAGAACAACACGGCTTCCACTGAAGAGGGGGTTCCGGCCGACGTCCTGGGCGACTCCTCGGTGGAGAAGTCGTACGACGCCAGTGCGATCACCGTCCTCGAAGGCCTGGACGCGGTCCGCAAGCGTCCCGGCATGTACATCGGCTCGACCGGTGAGCGCGGTCTGCACCACCTCGTGCAGGAGGTCGTCGACAACTCCGTCGACGAGGCGCTGGCCGGCCATGCCGACACCATCGACGTGACGATCCTGCCCGACGGCGGCGTTCGCGTCGTCGACAACGGCCGCGGTATCCCCGTCGGCATCGTGCCGTCGGAGAACAAGCCGGCCGTCGAGGTCGTGATGACGGTGCTGCACGCGGGCGGCAAGTTCGGCGGCGGCGGCTACGCGGTCTCCGGTGGTCTGCACGGCGTGGGTGTGTCCGTCGTGAACGCGCTGTCGACCCGGGTGGCAGTCGAGGTCCGCACGGACGGCCACCGCTGGACCCAGGAGTACAAGCAGGGTGTGCCGACCGCCCCGCTGGCCAAGCACGAGGCCACCGAGGAGTCCGGGACGTCCGTGACGTTCTGGGCCGACCCGGACATCTTCGAGACCACGACGTACAGCTTCGAGACGCTCTCCCGGCGCTTCCAGGAGATGGCGTTCCTCAACAAGGGCCTCACGATCGCGCTGCGCGACGAGCGCGCCGACCACGTGGACGAGGAGGGCAACCCGCTCTCCGTCCGGTACCACTACGAGGGCGGCATCGTCGACTTCGTGAAGTACCTGAACTCGCGCAAGGGCGAGCTGGTGCATCCGACGGTGGTCTCGGTGGAAGCCGAGGACAAGGAGCGGAACCTCTCCGTCGACCTCGCGATGCAGTGGAACACCCAGTACAGCGAGGGTGTCTACAGCTTCGCGAACATCATCCACACCCATGAGGGCGGTACCCACGAGGAGGGCTTCCGCGCCGCGCTGACCGGTCTGATCAACCGCTACGCGCGCGACAAGAAGCTGCTCCGCGAGAAGGACGACAACCTCACGGGCGAGGACATCCGCGAGGGTCTGACGGCGATCATCTCGGTCAAGCTCGCCGAGCCGCAGTTCGAGGGCCAGACCAAGACCAAGCTGGGCAACACCGAGGTCAAGACCTTCGTCCAGAAGGTGGTCCACGAGCACCTCAACGACTGGCTGGACCGCAACCCCAACGAGGCCGCGGACATCATCCGCAAGGGCATCCAGGCGGCCACCGCCCGCGTCGCCGCCCGCAAGGCGCGCGATCTGACCCGCCGCAAGGGCCTGCTGGAGACCGCATCGCTGCCGGGCAAGCTGAGCGACTGCCAGTCCAACGACCCCGAGAAGTGCGAGATCTTCATCGTCGAGGGTGACTCCGCCGGCGGCTCGGCCAAATCCGGCCGTAACCCGCAGTACCAGGCGATCCTCCCGATCCGCGGCAAGATCCTCAACGTCGAGAAGGCCCGGGTCGACAAGATCCTGCAGAACAACGAGGTCCAGGCGCTGATCTCGGCCTTCGGCACGGGCGTGCACGAGGACTTCGACATCAGCAAGCTCCGCTACCACAAGATCATCTTGATGGCGGACGCCGACGTCGACGGCCAGCACATCAACACCCTGCTGCTGACCTTCCTGTTCCGCTTCATGCGGCCGCTGGTCGAGGCCGGTCACGTCTACCTCTCCCGCCCGCCCCTGTACAAGATCAAGTGGGGCCGGGACGACTTCGAGTACGCCTACTCCGACCCCGAGCGGGACGGTCTGATCGAGCAGGGCAAGCGCGCCGGCAAGCGGATCAAGGACGACTCGGTCCAGCGGTTCAAGGGTCTCGGCGAGATGAATGCCGAGGAACTGCGGGTGACGACCATGGACGCCGACCACCGCGTCCTCGGCCAGGTCTCGCTGGACGATGCGGCCCGTGCCGACGACCTGTTCTCGGTGCTCATGGGCGAGGACGTCGAGGCACGCCGCTCGTTCATCCAGCGCAACGCCAAGGACGTCCGCTTCCTCGACATCTGA
- the gyrA gene encoding DNA gyrase subunit A: protein MADENPPVTPDGVTAEGAPATIEGVGMRVEPVGLETEMQRSYLDYAMSVIVSRALPDVRDGLKPVHRRVLYAMYDGGYRPEKGFYKCARVVGDVMGTYHPHGDTSIYDALVRLAQPWSMRMPLVDSNGNFGSPGNDPAAAMRYTECKMAPLSMEMLRDIDEETVDFQDNYDGRNQEPTVLPSRFPNLLINGSAGIAVGMATNIPPHNLREVAAGAQWALEHPEASHEELLDALIERVKGPDFPTGALVVGRKGIEEAYRTGRGSITMRAVVEVEEIQNRQCLVVTELPYQVNPDNLAQKIADLVKDGKIGGIADVRDETSSRTGQRLVIVLKRDAVAKVVLNNLYKHTDLQTNFGANMLALVDGVPRTLSLDAFIRNWVTHQVEVIVRRTKFRLRKAEERAHILRGLLKALDAIDEVIALIRRSETVEVAREGLMGLLEIDEIQANAILEMQLRRLAALERQKITAEHDELQRKISEYNAILASPERQRQIISEELAAIVEKFGDDRRSKLVPFEGDMSIEDLIAEEDIVVTITRGGYVKRTKTDDYRSQKRGGKGVRGTKLKEDDIVDHFFVSTTHHWLLFFTNKGRVYRAKAYELPDAGRDARGQHVANLLAFQPDEQIAQILAIRDYEAAPYLVLATKAGLVKKTPLKDYDSPRSGGVIAINLREQGDGSDDELIGAELVSDTDDLLLISKKAQSIRFTATDDALRPMGRATSGVKGMSFREGDQLLSLNVVREGTFVFTATDGGYAKRTAVDEYRVQGRGGLGIKAAKIVEDRGSLVGALVVEGTDEILAITLGGGVIRTRVNEVRETGRDTMGVQLINLGKRDAVVGIARNAEAGREAEEVDGDVPEATEAVTEAGPTAAEGEEPTAE, encoded by the coding sequence ATGGCCGACGAGAACCCCCCTGTGACCCCGGACGGCGTGACCGCCGAGGGCGCGCCCGCCACCATCGAAGGCGTAGGCATGCGCGTCGAGCCCGTCGGGCTCGAGACGGAGATGCAGCGCTCCTACCTCGACTACGCGATGTCCGTCATCGTCTCGCGTGCGCTGCCGGACGTACGGGACGGCCTCAAGCCCGTCCACCGCCGCGTCCTGTACGCGATGTACGACGGCGGCTACCGCCCCGAGAAGGGCTTCTACAAGTGCGCCCGCGTCGTCGGCGACGTCATGGGTACGTACCACCCGCACGGCGACACCTCCATCTACGACGCGCTGGTGCGCCTGGCGCAGCCGTGGTCGATGCGGATGCCGCTGGTCGACTCCAACGGCAACTTCGGCTCCCCGGGCAACGACCCGGCCGCGGCCATGCGGTACACCGAGTGCAAGATGGCGCCGCTGTCGATGGAGATGCTCCGGGACATCGACGAGGAGACCGTCGACTTCCAGGACAACTACGACGGCCGCAACCAGGAGCCGACGGTCCTGCCGTCCCGCTTCCCCAACCTGCTGATCAACGGCTCGGCCGGTATCGCGGTCGGTATGGCCACGAACATCCCGCCGCACAACCTCCGCGAGGTCGCCGCCGGTGCCCAGTGGGCGCTGGAGCACCCGGAGGCCTCCCACGAGGAGCTGCTGGACGCGCTGATCGAGCGGGTCAAGGGTCCGGACTTCCCCACCGGCGCGCTGGTCGTGGGCCGTAAGGGCATCGAGGAGGCCTACCGCACCGGTCGTGGCTCGATCACCATGCGCGCGGTCGTCGAGGTCGAGGAGATCCAGAACCGCCAGTGCCTGGTCGTCACCGAGCTGCCCTACCAGGTCAACCCGGACAACCTCGCCCAGAAGATCGCCGACCTGGTGAAGGACGGCAAGATCGGCGGTATCGCGGACGTCCGCGACGAGACCTCCTCGCGCACCGGCCAGCGCCTGGTGATCGTCCTCAAGCGGGACGCGGTCGCCAAGGTCGTCCTCAACAACCTCTACAAGCACACCGACCTGCAGACCAACTTCGGCGCGAACATGCTCGCCCTGGTCGACGGGGTGCCGCGCACCCTCTCGCTGGACGCGTTCATCCGCAACTGGGTCACCCACCAGGTCGAGGTCATCGTCCGCCGGACGAAGTTCCGGCTGCGCAAGGCCGAGGAGCGGGCACACATCCTGCGCGGCCTGCTCAAGGCGCTGGACGCGATCGACGAGGTCATCGCGCTGATCCGGCGCAGCGAAACGGTCGAGGTGGCGCGCGAGGGCCTGATGGGCCTGCTGGAGATCGACGAGATCCAGGCGAACGCGATCCTGGAGATGCAGCTGCGCCGGCTGGCCGCCCTGGAGCGCCAGAAGATCACCGCCGAGCACGACGAGTTGCAGCGCAAGATCAGCGAGTACAACGCGATCCTGGCCTCGCCGGAGCGCCAGCGTCAGATCATCAGCGAGGAACTGGCCGCGATCGTCGAGAAGTTCGGCGACGACCGGCGCTCCAAGCTGGTGCCCTTCGAGGGCGACATGTCCATCGAGGACCTGATCGCCGAGGAGGACATCGTCGTCACGATCACCCGTGGCGGCTATGTGAAGCGCACCAAGACCGACGACTACCGCTCGCAGAAGCGCGGCGGCAAGGGCGTGCGGGGCACGAAGCTCAAGGAAGACGACATCGTCGACCACTTCTTCGTCTCGACGACCCACCACTGGCTGCTGTTCTTCACGAACAAGGGCCGGGTCTACCGCGCGAAGGCGTACGAGCTGCCGGACGCGGGCCGCGATGCGCGCGGTCAGCATGTGGCCAACCTGCTCGCCTTCCAGCCGGACGAGCAGATCGCCCAGATCCTGGCGATCCGCGACTACGAGGCCGCGCCGTACCTGGTGCTCGCCACGAAGGCCGGTCTGGTGAAGAAGACGCCGCTCAAGGACTACGACTCGCCTCGCTCCGGCGGTGTGATCGCGATCAACCTGCGCGAGCAGGGGGACGGCAGCGACGACGAGCTGATCGGCGCCGAGCTGGTCTCCGACACCGACGATCTGCTGCTGATCAGCAAGAAGGCGCAGTCGATCCGCTTCACCGCGACCGACGACGCGCTGCGGCCGATGGGCCGGGCCACCTCTGGTGTGAAGGGCATGAGCTTCCGGGAGGGCGATCAGTTGCTCTCGCTGAATGTCGTGCGCGAGGGTACGTTCGTCTTCACCGCCACGGACGGCGGCTATGCCAAGCGGACCGCGGTGGACGAGTACCGCGTCCAGGGCCGCGGCGGCCTCGGCATCAAGGCCGCCAAGATCGTGGAGGACCGGGGTTCGCTGGTCGGCGCCCTGGTGGTCGAGGGGACCGATGAGATCCTCGCGATCACCCTGGGCGGTGGCGTGATTCGTACGCGGGTCAACGAGGTCCGCGAGACGGGCCGTGACACCATGGGTGTCCAACTGATCAACCTGGGCAAGCGAGATGCCGTGGTCGGCATCGCACGGAACGCGGAGGCCGGGCGCGAGGCCGAGGAGGTCGACGGGGACGTCCCCGAGGCGACCGAGGCGGTCACGGAAGCCGGACCGACGGCGGCCGAGGGCGAGGAGCCCACGGCGGAGTAG
- a CDS encoding DUF3566 domain-containing protein: MSGATGATAGGPGVGKDSSSGPATVTKDGARGSAASGGPRDEGSNQGGTVPDTRQPQPEPQQPQQPAQGSQSQPYQPPQAYRTGGSQAVRKPRTGAGTVPRTRKARLRVARADPWSVMKVSFLLSIALGICTVVAVSVLWMVMNAMGVFSTVGSTISEATGSGEGGGFDLQAFLSLPRVLLFTSIIAVIDVVLATALATLGAFIYNLSAGFVGGVELTLAEDE; encoded by the coding sequence GTGAGTGGAGCCACGGGCGCTACGGCGGGCGGACCGGGAGTCGGCAAGGATTCCTCGTCCGGACCCGCGACCGTGACAAAGGACGGCGCCCGTGGCTCCGCCGCGTCCGGAGGCCCCCGAGACGAGGGCTCCAACCAGGGGGGAACCGTGCCCGACACGCGTCAGCCGCAACCAGAGCCCCAGCAGCCCCAGCAGCCTGCTCAGGGCAGCCAGAGCCAGCCCTACCAGCCTCCGCAGGCCTACCGCACCGGTGGCAGCCAGGCCGTGCGCAAGCCCCGTACGGGCGCCGGTACGGTTCCGCGCACCCGCAAGGCCCGGCTGCGGGTGGCGCGCGCCGATCCCTGGTCGGTGATGAAGGTCAGCTTCCTGCTGTCCATCGCCCTGGGTATCTGCACCGTCGTGGCCGTCTCGGTGCTGTGGATGGTGATGAACGCGATGGGCGTCTTCTCCACCGTCGGCAGCACGATCAGCGAGGCGACCGGCTCGGGCGAGGGCGGCGGTTTTGATCTCCAGGCGTTTTTGTCGCTTCCGCGGGTGCTGCTGTTCACGTCGATCATCGCGGTGATCGACGTGGTGCTGGCGACGGCGCTGGCGACGCTGGGGGCGTTCATCTACAACCTGTCCGCGGGCTTCGTGGGCGGGGTGGAGCTCACCCTCGCCGAGGACGAGTGA